GCAGTTCTGTTAATAATTCAGTCAGTTCAATATCATCATCTATTAATAGGATTTTTAGCATAAGATATTTCCTATAAAATATGGGCAACTATATTTAATTTTTATAGCTATAATATGGTTCTGAAATAGTAAGATTTATCTTATTATAACAAGCAAAACAAATTATTCTACTTTTTTTACTTGATGCCAAATTGCATCTAATTCGGCTAACTTACACTCTTTTACAGTTCTTCCGGTATTTTTAACTGCTTGTTCGACTTTTCTAAAGCGTTTTTCAAATTTAAGATTGGCATTTCGTAAATTTTCTTCAGCATCAGTATGATAATGACGACATAAATTTACAATTGCAAACAATAAATCGCCTAATTCTTCAGCCAATTCTTTGGAACGATTCGGATATTGAACTATTTCTGCTTTTACTTCATCAAGTTCTTCTTCTACTTTTTCTAACACTCCTTGCGGATTATCCCAATCGAATCCCACTTTTGAACAACGTTTTTGTAATTTATTGGCACGAGTAAGTGCTGGTAGTGCAAACGGAAGATCATCTAAAATAGATTGTTGATTTTTATGCTTCTCATCATTTGCTTTTTGTTGCTCCCAACTTTTTAATGCCTCTTCACTATTTTCTGCTTTCACATCACCAAAAACGTGAGGGTGACGATAAATCAATTTATCGTGAATATCGTTTACTACATCATCAAAGGTAAAAGATCCTTCCTCTTTCGCAAGCTGACTTAAGAAAACCACTTGGAGTAATAAATCCCCCAATTCCTCACGCAGAGCGGAGCGATCATTGGTATGAATAGCTTCAGCAACCTCATAGGTTTCTTCTAATAAATGAGGGAGCATTGTGTCGAAATTCTGTTTTAAATCCCAAGGGCAGCCTTGTTCCGGGTGACGAAGTTG
The sequence above is a segment of the Mannheimia bovis genome. Coding sequences within it:
- the mazG gene encoding nucleoside triphosphate pyrophosphohydrolase — translated: MATIEQFLEVVNQLRHPEQGCPWDLKQNFDTMLPHLLEETYEVAEAIHTNDRSALREELGDLLLQVVFLSQLAKEEGSFTFDDVVNDIHDKLIYRHPHVFGDVKAENSEEALKSWEQQKANDEKHKNQQSILDDLPFALPALTRANKLQKRCSKVGFDWDNPQGVLEKVEEELDEVKAEIVQYPNRSKELAEELGDLLFAIVNLCRHYHTDAEENLRNANLKFEKRFRKVEQAVKNTGRTVKECKLAELDAIWHQVKKVE